One Branchiostoma floridae strain S238N-H82 chromosome 15, Bfl_VNyyK, whole genome shotgun sequence DNA window includes the following coding sequences:
- the LOC118431662 gene encoding tripartite motif-containing protein 2-like: MASKIPDSHNFDEQFLTCPVCMLHFRDPRVLPCLHTFCRDCLQEWATKQQPLECPTCRTQVSLPDQGVDGLRTNFYVSNLLDFAAVKKGAGPGVPCQVCEGKGEGARSWCVQCAVLLCESCTSTHRRFPTMKGHQIVTQENLEASEGVPSSFQRKAFCPEHEDQVLTFYCEPCQTLVCVACTVVDHRPGDQHNPVKIGSVAERKKRDLQKLIGNVESREKFARGTLNEVERELSELPTSADAAIEQATIYFDQLMALLQDRKEEVVTEISSRRQEVGKCLDTQKEAMEFELAGLTSASEFCKQALEHGSDVHVIEVEGQAQQRVEELLRSPSDLTARPSQVVFSEGTAVAEFRDDVARAGCVHVKVDASKCLVEIKAAVVKFSNVCLLSIVDQNRQLCSVLKDDVTATLTDPSGQVVPTQLQEKGRGLWEISYTPEVTGNHRLEVNVNGGSVAGSPFEVRVQSRDTPVLTIGRWGLGEGELSFPTDVAVDMDGNIAVVELGNKRVQIFDAKTGQSLRSFPVDGECARGIDMDSNGQFIVTFENRYYGTTGNPAIRVYSQEGKLTKTLKHDCLRDPIGVAVLQDGRMVVADSIRKSCLLLHPDGSLIRDIGKGQLQNPWFIAVDESRDLFFVTDIDAHKVFVFDLEGKLKFGFGEPGEDEGELFWPSGITVDPAGNIIVVNRDNGRLQVFGPDGTYLRTVATVKGGDPEGIALTPDNHIAVACFQYRGHCVELYRYE; encoded by the coding sequence ATGGCGAGTAAGATTCCGGATTCTCACAACTTCGATGAGCAGTTCCTGACGTGCCCGGTCTGCATGCTGCACTTCCGGGACCCCAGAGTCCTGCCATGTCTGCACACATTCTGTAGGGACTGTCTGCAAGAATGGGCCACCAAACAACAGCCGCTGGAGTGTCCAACCTGCCGCACACAGGTCAGTCTACCAGACCAAGGTGTGGACGGACTCAGGACCAACTTCTACGTCAGCAACCTGCTGGACTTCGCGGCCGTGAAGAAAGGGGCGGGGCCAGGTGTGCCGTGCCAGGTGTGTGAAGGGAAGGGGGAAGGGGCGCGGTCATGGTGCGTACAGTGTGCCGTTCTGCTTTGTGAGTCCTGTACAAGCACACACCGCAGGTTTCCAACCATGAAAGGGCATCAGATCGTGACCCAAGAGAACCTGGAGGCCTCTGAAGGTGTGCCCAGCAGCTTTCAGCGCAAAGCCTTCTGCCCAGAGCACGAAGACCAAGTCTTAACCTTCTACTGTGAACCTTGTCAGACTTTGGTCTGTGTCGCCTGTACGGTTGTCGACCATCGGCCGGGTGATCAACACAATCCTGTAAAAATCGGCTCCGTCGCTGAGAGGAAGAAACGAGACCTACAAAAACTGATAGGAAATGTCGAGTCTAGAGAAAAATTTGCGCGGGGTACCCTGAACGAAGTTGAGAGAGAATTATCCGAGTTACCAACATCGGCAGACGCAGCGATTGAACAGGCCACAATATATTTTGATCAGCTGATGGCCTTGCTTCAAGACAGAAAAGAAGAAGTCGTCACAGAAATCAGCTCACGCCGCCAGGAGGTTGGAAAATGTCTTGACACACAGAAAGAAGCGATGGAGTTTGAGTTGGCCGGACTGACGAGCGCGTCTGAGTTCTGTAAACAAGCCTTGGAACATGGCAGTGACGTGCACGTCATTGAGGTCGAGGGTCAAGCACAACAGAGAGTTGAAGAACTGCTGAGAAGTCCAAGCGACCTGACAGCCCGACCGAGTCAAGTCGTGTTCTCGGAGGGGACGGCTGTGGCGGAGTTCAGAGATGACGTGGCCAGGGCAGGGTGCGTACACGTCAAAGTTGATGCATCGAAATGCTTAGTTGAAATTAAGGCTGCTGTTGTAAAGTTTTCAAATGTCTGTCTCCTCAGCATAGTTGACCAAAACAGGCAACTTTGTTCTGTGCTTAAAGATGACGTCACAGCCACCCTGACGGACCCCTCGGGCCAGGTGGTACCAACACAGCTGCAGGAGAAGGGCAGGGGATTGTGGGAAATCTCCTATACACCTGAGGTCACGGGAAACCATAGGTTAGAGGTCAATGTGAACGGCGGGTCTGTGGCGGGAAGTCCGTTTGAGGTTAGAGTGCAAAGTAGGGACACCCCAGTCCTAACCATTGGGAGATGGGGACTTGGGGAGGGAGAACTTTCCTTCCCAACAGATGTAGCTGTGGACATGGACGGTAACATCGCAGTGGTGGAGTTGGGGAACAAACGGGTTCAGATATTCGATGCCAAGACTGGTCAGTCACTTCGGAGTTTCCCGGTGGATGGTGAGTGTGCACGAGGCATTGACATGGACTCCAATGGACAGTTTATTGTGACGTTCGAAAACAGGTACTACGGAACCACTGGCAACCCAGCAATCCGGGTGTACTCACAGGAAGGAAAACTTACAAAGACCCTAAAACATGACTGTTTACGAGATCCAATTGGAGTTGCAGTTCTGCAGGACGGCCGCATGGTGGTGGCGGACAGCATACGGAAGTCCTGTCTCCTCCTGCATCCTGACGGGAGCCTCATCCGGGACATCGGCAAGGGGCAGTTACAGAACCCATGGTTCATAGCGGTGGACGAGTCACGTGATCTGTTCTTTGTCACTGATATAGATGCTCATAAAGTGTTTGTGTTCGACCTTGAGGGGAAGCTGAAGTTCGGCTTTGGTGAACCGGGGGAAGATGAGGGAGAGCTCTTTTGGCCATCAGGGATAACAGTAGACCCGGCAGGTAACATTATTGTAGTGAACCGTGATAACGGCCGTCTGCAGGTGTTCGGGCCAGACGGGACGTACCTGAGAACTGTGGCCACAGTGAAGGGAGGAGACCCCGAGGGAATCGCGCTGACACCGGATAACCACATAGCTGTGGCGTGTTTTCAGTATCGAGGACATTGTGTCGAGTTGTACAGGTACGAGTAG